One Serpentinicella alkaliphila DNA segment encodes these proteins:
- a CDS encoding vWA domain-containing protein: MKTAVLKQIILVTDGQSNIGGDPVISAKHAYNKNIIVNTIGILNSEDSKDNAYDEVINIAKAGGGHYEYTHIDYLYQTMKSMTIRTVNQTIQQAVNKQLKEILGQGLEEIEPKSRGKLLNYIEEYSSEIEISCCILMDCSGSMSKKLDEARYSVLDLVESLSNRKGNANVALIAFPGRGTESYEVVHNFNDDINSLKANLYETKASGGTPTAPAIEKAISLIEEFCNNSSLLDRGYGELEECYG; the protein is encoded by the coding sequence ATGAAAACTGCTGTTTTAAAACAGATAATATTAGTAACTGATGGACAATCAAACATTGGCGGAGATCCGGTTATAAGTGCAAAGCATGCATATAATAAGAACATTATAGTAAATACAATCGGAATACTAAATAGTGAGGACTCTAAAGATAATGCCTATGATGAAGTAATAAATATAGCTAAGGCTGGGGGTGGCCATTATGAGTACACCCATATAGACTACCTTTATCAAACTATGAAAAGTATGACAATAAGGACTGTTAATCAAACAATACAACAGGCTGTAAATAAACAACTGAAAGAAATACTTGGACAAGGCTTAGAGGAGATTGAGCCAAAATCGAGAGGAAAACTATTGAATTACATAGAGGAATATTCTAGTGAAATAGAAATTAGTTGTTGTATACTTATGGATTGTAGTGGAAGCATGAGTAAAAAATTAGACGAGGCAAGATATAGTGTCTTAGACTTAGTAGAGTCGTTAAGTAATAGAAAAGGAAATGCTAATGTAGCATTAATTGCTTTCCCAGGTAGAGGAACTGAGAGTTATGAGGTAGTTCATAATTTCAATGATGATATTAATAGTTTAAAAGCAAATCTTTATGAAACAAAGGCTAGCGGTGGGACACCTACGGCTCCTGCAATAGAAAAAGCCATCAGTTTAATTGAAGAGTTTTGTAATAATTCAAGTTTATTAGATAGGGGATATGGGGAGTTAGAAGAGTGTTACGGTTAA
- a CDS encoding protein kinase domain-containing protein, whose amino-acid sequence MGIIELQTYQQIKGKWKGTQYEVVKKLGEGGLGKVYLVKRIKTNQYFALKITKDNISINREYNLINKFKNIEMVINALEIDDLEIENEIYYYICLEYIDGMNLQEYVKRRFLSVDAILGLVLVIVEGLNKIHSLGYVLGDLKLENIMLDKRFKQLRIIDLGGVAKKGEFINEYTPGYDRSKWNCGNRVASESYDLFIVTMIIIRLIIREEFNPRLQNINDIIKKMNSIDISKELKEFLIAGLKEEQQSNFFAKGLRKIYNREKLSKRNNMIEKLDARINVIFLCSVSLLITTTIFILLKL is encoded by the coding sequence ATGGGTATTATTGAATTACAAACCTATCAACAAATAAAAGGAAAATGGAAAGGTACCCAATATGAAGTAGTAAAAAAATTGGGTGAGGGGGGATTGGGAAAAGTCTATCTTGTAAAGAGGATAAAGACTAATCAATATTTTGCACTCAAAATAACTAAAGATAATATATCGATAAATCGAGAGTATAACTTAATAAATAAGTTTAAAAATATAGAGATGGTTATAAATGCACTAGAAATCGATGATTTAGAAATCGAAAATGAAATCTACTATTACATTTGCTTAGAATATATAGATGGCATGAATTTACAGGAATATGTTAAAAGAAGATTCCTTTCCGTGGATGCTATACTAGGTCTAGTATTAGTAATAGTTGAGGGGTTAAATAAAATCCATAGCTTAGGCTATGTTTTAGGAGATTTAAAGCTAGAAAATATTATGCTGGATAAAAGATTTAAACAATTAAGAATAATTGATTTAGGTGGAGTTGCTAAAAAAGGGGAGTTTATAAATGAATATACCCCTGGTTATGATAGATCTAAATGGAATTGTGGAAATAGGGTAGCTTCTGAATCCTATGATTTATTTATAGTTACAATGATAATTATTAGATTAATTATCCGAGAAGAATTTAATCCTCGGTTACAAAATATAAATGATATAATAAAAAAAATGAATTCAATTGATATATCAAAGGAACTAAAAGAATTTTTAATAGCTGGGTTAAAGGAAGAACAACAATCAAATTTCTTTGCAAAAGGATTAAGAAAAATATATAATAGGGAAAAGCTTAGTAAGAGGAACAATATGATAGAAAAATTAGATGCAAGAATTAATGTTATATTTTTATGTAGTGTTTCATTACTAATTACGACAACTATATTTATTTTATTAAAATTATGA
- the tilS gene encoding tRNA lysidine(34) synthetase TilS, protein MINKVKETIFKEELIQLGDKIIVGISGGPDSVCLLHLLWYLQEEYKITVYGAHLNHNFRGIESQLDAHYVSKLCEEFNIICFIKSVDVAQVASIKGISFEEAGRLQRYQFFEEISEKVGANKIAVAHNLNDQAETILMRFLRGTGLEGLTAIPYNRGKIIRPLLNITRAEIEEYCSINNLSPRIDKTNLEPIYHRNKIRLELMPYLMENYNPNIIDTLARTSEILKKDNSYIEAKAREMYKEIKLRETENRIELSIVGINKLHESLKARVLRFATEDLVGKKDVLEYKHINSVLELLENGQTAKKRTLPMGIIVRISYERLIFSVISDFEYDKDFIYELQVNSLEYIEEIDQEIRISLVDKQEINDISRDKYIKCFDYDKVNNRLNIRNRRDGDRFWPLGLTGSKKLKDFFIDLKIDREERDLVPLLCDGDEIMWVVGYRMSEAYKVSSETTRVLMVEFCKEEPIK, encoded by the coding sequence ATGATAAATAAGGTTAAGGAAACAATATTTAAAGAGGAACTAATACAATTAGGAGATAAAATTATAGTTGGAATATCAGGTGGACCAGATTCAGTTTGTTTATTACATTTACTTTGGTATTTACAAGAGGAATATAAAATAACTGTTTACGGAGCTCACTTAAACCATAACTTTAGAGGGATTGAATCTCAACTTGATGCCCACTATGTTTCAAAGCTATGTGAGGAGTTTAATATAATATGCTTTATTAAAAGCGTGGATGTAGCTCAAGTGGCATCAATAAAGGGGATTTCCTTTGAGGAGGCCGGAAGACTTCAAAGATACCAATTTTTTGAAGAAATATCTGAAAAAGTAGGAGCTAATAAAATTGCTGTTGCACATAATTTAAATGATCAAGCAGAAACTATATTGATGAGATTTTTAAGAGGAACAGGATTAGAAGGTTTGACAGCAATACCATATAATAGGGGGAAAATTATAAGACCACTACTTAATATTACTAGGGCCGAAATAGAAGAATATTGCTCAATTAACAATTTATCACCTAGAATAGATAAGACAAATTTAGAACCAATTTATCATAGAAATAAGATTAGACTTGAATTAATGCCATATTTAATGGAAAACTATAATCCAAACATTATAGATACTCTAGCAAGAACTTCAGAAATATTGAAAAAAGACAATTCATATATCGAAGCTAAAGCAAGAGAGATGTATAAGGAAATAAAATTAAGAGAAACAGAAAATAGAATAGAATTATCTATAGTAGGAATTAATAAATTACATGAGTCTTTGAAGGCAAGAGTGCTTAGATTTGCTACTGAAGACCTAGTAGGTAAAAAAGATGTACTTGAGTATAAGCACATAAATAGTGTATTAGAGTTATTGGAAAATGGGCAAACTGCTAAAAAAAGAACTTTGCCAATGGGTATAATAGTGAGGATTAGTTATGAAAGACTAATATTTTCCGTAATTAGTGATTTTGAATATGACAAAGATTTTATTTATGAACTACAAGTAAATAGTCTAGAATATATTGAAGAAATAGATCAAGAAATAAGAATAAGCTTAGTTGATAAACAAGAAATTAATGATATTAGTAGAGACAAATACATAAAATGTTTTGACTACGATAAAGTAAATAATAGGCTTAATATACGGAATCGAAGGGATGGGGACAGATTTTGGCCTTTAGGATTAACCGGTAGTAAAAAGTTAAAAGACTTTTTTATTGATTTAAAAATAGATAGGGAAGAAAGGGATTTAGTTCCACTACTTTGTGATGGGGATGAAATAATGTGGGTAGTCGGATACAGAATGAGTGAGGCATATAAAGTTAGCAGTGAAACTACCAGAGTATTAATGGTCGAATTTTGTAAAGAAGAGCCGATAAAGTAG
- the ftsH gene encoding ATP-dependent zinc metalloprotease FtsH, whose product MRKFFRGASFYILIFIVLLIVVQRFSTPQQTVEDIGFSQLYKELVNGNVKEIHVVERSIEGTVIRNNEKVFFTSFIPEVFSEERFSEILENQMLEGNGLKVTGAPRPTTPWFIELLPSIFMVLIFIVFWFVFMQQSQGGGNRVMSFGKSRAKLHKEDEKKKITFDDVAGLDEEKEELEELVDFLKSPRKYIELGARIPKGILMVGPPGTGKTYLTKAVAGEAGVPFFSISGSDFVEMFVGVGASRVRDLFDQAKKNSPCIIFIDEIDAVGRRRGAGLGGGHDEREQTLNQLLVEMDGFGLNEGIIIVAATNRPDILDPALLRPGRFDRQITVGAPDIKGREAILLVHAKNKPLADDVNLKVLARRTPGFTPADIENLMNEAALLTARKSEKKIRMQTIEEAITKVIAGVEKKSKVISEKERKLTAYHEAGHAVVATLLPNTAPVHQVSIIPRGRAGGFTMILPTEDKYYATKTEMEEHIIHLLGGRVAEKLVLDDISTGAQNDLQRVASVARGMVTKYGMSEKLGPMAFGTNDDDEVFLGRDITSKRNYSEEVAAQIDQEIRKIVDTAYNRAETLLNENMDKLHTIAKALLKLETLDADQYKKIFNYDIVVEDSETVEEFEAKLKNIDLDKNEDNNSNSNEE is encoded by the coding sequence TTGAGGAAATTTTTCCGGGGCGCAAGTTTCTATATTCTTATCTTTATAGTTTTATTAATTGTAGTTCAACGTTTTTCAACACCACAACAAACAGTTGAGGATATAGGATTTTCCCAGTTATATAAAGAACTAGTTAATGGAAATGTCAAAGAAATACATGTAGTCGAAAGATCAATAGAAGGTACTGTTATTCGTAATAACGAGAAAGTATTTTTCACTTCTTTTATTCCCGAAGTATTTAGTGAAGAAAGATTTAGTGAGATCTTAGAAAATCAAATGCTAGAAGGCAATGGGTTGAAAGTTACAGGGGCACCACGACCAACAACTCCATGGTTTATAGAGCTTTTACCATCAATATTTATGGTTTTAATTTTCATAGTTTTTTGGTTTGTTTTTATGCAGCAGTCACAGGGCGGCGGAAACAGAGTAATGTCATTTGGTAAAAGTAGAGCTAAATTACATAAGGAAGATGAAAAGAAAAAAATAACCTTTGATGATGTTGCAGGACTAGATGAAGAAAAGGAAGAATTAGAAGAGTTAGTGGATTTTCTTAAAAGTCCGCGTAAATATATTGAACTTGGAGCCAGAATACCAAAGGGTATCCTAATGGTTGGGCCTCCGGGAACAGGTAAAACTTACTTAACTAAAGCTGTTGCAGGGGAGGCTGGAGTACCTTTCTTTAGTATAAGTGGTTCAGACTTCGTTGAAATGTTCGTAGGGGTTGGCGCATCAAGGGTTCGTGATTTGTTTGATCAGGCCAAGAAAAATTCCCCATGTATTATATTTATTGATGAAATTGATGCGGTTGGTCGAAGAAGAGGTGCTGGCTTAGGTGGTGGCCATGATGAAAGAGAACAAACCTTAAATCAGCTATTAGTTGAGATGGATGGTTTCGGATTAAATGAAGGAATTATTATTGTAGCTGCTACAAATAGACCGGATATTTTAGACCCAGCCCTTTTAAGACCAGGAAGATTTGATAGACAGATTACAGTTGGGGCACCTGATATAAAAGGTAGAGAAGCAATATTATTGGTGCATGCTAAAAATAAACCTTTGGCTGATGATGTAAATCTTAAAGTGCTTGCAAGAAGAACCCCAGGGTTTACACCTGCAGATATAGAAAATCTTATGAATGAGGCAGCATTGCTTACTGCTAGAAAAAGTGAAAAGAAAATAAGAATGCAAACAATTGAAGAAGCAATTACTAAGGTTATTGCTGGGGTAGAAAAGAAAAGTAAGGTAATTAGTGAAAAGGAAAGAAAGCTTACGGCATACCATGAAGCAGGTCATGCGGTTGTAGCTACTCTTTTACCTAACACCGCACCAGTTCATCAGGTTTCAATTATACCAAGGGGAAGAGCCGGCGGATTTACTATGATCTTACCAACTGAGGATAAATACTACGCAACTAAAACAGAGATGGAAGAGCATATAATTCATCTTTTAGGTGGAAGAGTTGCTGAAAAATTAGTTTTAGATGATATTAGTACTGGGGCGCAAAATGATTTGCAAAGGGTTGCTTCTGTAGCCAGAGGTATGGTAACAAAGTATGGAATGAGTGAAAAACTTGGACCAATGGCATTTGGTACTAATGATGATGACGAAGTATTCTTAGGTAGAGATATAACTTCAAAAAGAAACTATTCGGAAGAAGTGGCTGCCCAAATCGATCAGGAGATTAGAAAAATAGTCGATACAGCATATAATAGAGCCGAGACCCTTCTAAATGAGAATATGGATAAACTGCATACAATCGCTAAAGCACTGTTGAAACTAGAGACATTAGATGCAGATCAATACAAAAAAATATTTAATTACGACATAGTTGTAGAAGACAGTGAAACTGTTGAGGAGTTCGAGGCTAAATTAAAGAATATAGACCTAGATAAGAACGAAGACAACAACTCTAACAGTAACGAAGAATAA